The genomic region CCATGACGAGCCTCCTCCTCGCCGCCTTCCTCGCCGCCGCCCCCGCCGCGTCCACCGCGCCCGGGCGCGTCATCGACCGCGTCGCCGCGGTGGTGAACGGGGAGGTCGTCACGCTCGGCGAGCTGATCGACCGGCTCGGCCCGCAGTACCGGGAGCTCGAGAAGGAGACCGGCCCGGAGGCGGAGAAGGAGCGCACCCGGGCGCTGCGGCTCGCCTTCGACCGCGTGGTCTCGGAGCGGCTCTTCGACGCGCAGGCCACGGCGCTGCAGCTCGAGGTGACCGACGCCGAGGTGGACGGCGCCATCGCCGACATCAAGACCCGCAACAAGCTCGACGAGGCGGGGCTCGACCGCGCGCTGGCCGAGCAGGGGCTGTCGCGCGACGCGTTCCGCAAGGCGGTGAAGCGCGACCTCGAGTCGATGCGGCTCATGCAGGTGAAGGTCCGCAGCAAGGTGAAGGTCACCGACGAGGACCTGCAGGCCTACTACCAGTCGCACCTGGCGCAGTTCACCGCCGGCGAGGAGGTGAGGGTCCGCCACATCTTCCTGGCGCTCGACCCGGCCGCGCCGAAGTCGGAGGAGGGCAAGGTGGAGGCGCGGGCCGAGGCGGCGCTGAAGCGGGTCCGCGGCGGCGCCGACTTCGCCCAGGTGGCCCGCGAGGTGTCGCAGGGCCCGAGCGCCGCCGAGGGCGGCGAGCTCGGCTGGCTCAAGCGCGGCATGGTGCAGCCCGACCTCGAGAAGGCCGCCTTCCGGATGAAGAAGGGCGAGATCTCGCCCGTGCTCCGCACCCAGCTCGGCTTCCAGATCATCCAGGTCGAGGATCTCCGCGGCGGCGGCCCCCGCCCCTTCGCCGACGTGAAGGAGGAGATCCGGGACCGGCTCACCAACGAGCAGCTCGAGAGCTACCGGAACCAGTACGTGTCGGAGCTCCGCAAGGACGCCATCATCGAGGTCAAGATGCCGGAGCTGGCCGACCTCGGCTCCGCCGCCGGCCAGGCGCCGGCCACCGCGCCCGCCTCCGCCGTCGAGAAGAAGCCCTAGGCGCGCCGGCGGCGCCCGGCGGCCATCCGGGCCGCGAGCTGCAGCGCCGCCACCATGCTCGCCTCGCTCGCCCTGCCCTTCCCCGCGAGGTCGTAGGCCACCCCGTGATCGGGGCTGGTGCGGACGATGGGCAACCCCAGCGTCACGTTGACGGCCGGGTCGTCCAGGAGGGCGTCGAGCAGCTTCACGGGGATGAGCCCCTGGTCGTGGTAGAGCGCGACCACGGCGTCGAACTCGCCCCGCGCCGCCCGGAAGAAGACGCTGTCGGCTGGGTACGGGCCGGAGGCGGCGATGCCGCGGCGACGCGCGCGCGCGATCGCGGGCTCCACCACCCGCGCCTCCTCGTCGCCGAACGCGCCGCCCTCCCCGGCGTGTGGGTTCATGGCGCAGACCGCGAGCCGGGGGCGGCGCAGGCCGAAGTCGCGGCGCATGGCGGCGTCGGTCACGGCGAGGGTGGCCAGGATCTCGGCCGGCGTGACCGCCTCGAGCACCTCGGCGAGGGCGAGGTGGTTCGTCACCAGCGCCACCCGGAGCCGCGCGCCGGCGAGCATCATCACCGAGCGCTTCGTGCCGGTGAGCTCGGTGAGCCACTCGGTGTGGCCGACGAAGCCCGGCAGCGCGGTCGCCACCTGCGCCTTCGAGACCGGCGCCGTGCAGAGCGCCTCGGCGGTGCCGGAGGTGACCGCCTGGAAGGCGGCCTCGAGGTACGCGAGCTGGGCGGCCCCCCCTTCGGGTGACGGCCTTCCCGGCCGGCAGGCGCGCGCCGGCAGGGCGGTCATCGCCACCACCGCTCCCCCATTCGGGACAGGACCTCCGGCACCGACCACCGGCAGCTCGACGCCGGCGTCGGCCAGGGCGCGGGCCAGGATGGGGCCGTCTCCGAAGACGACCGGGACCACCGCCGGCCCCGGGCTCGCCTCGTCCGCTGACCGCCGACCACCTCCGGCACCGGTGCCGGAGATCCGGGCGAGGGCCTTGGCGGTCACCTCGGCCCCGATGCCCGAGGGGTCGCCCATGCTCACGGCGACGCGCACTGGCCCCGCAACCCGGCGTCTCGTCACGGCATTCCCCTGGTCACGGACCCAGCGTCCGCGGATCTCCGGCACCGTTCCACGAGAGGTTCCACGCGGGGCGGCCCTGCCCTCTCAGACATTGAACCGGAAGTGCATCACGTCGCCGTCCTTCACGACGTACTCCTTGCCCTCCATCCGCATGAGCCCCTTCTCCTTCACCGCCGCCTCGCTGCCGAGGGTGACGAGGTCCTCGAAGCCCATGACCTCGGCCTTGATGAACCCGTGCTCGAAGTCGGTGTGGATGACGCCGGCGGCCTGGGGGGCCCGGGCGCCCTTCTTCACGGTCCAGGCGCGGCTCTCCTCCGGCCCCGCGGTGAGGAAGGTGATGAGGCCGAGCTCCTCGTAGCCGGCGCGCACGAGCGCGTTCAGGCCCGGCTCGGCGAGCCCCAGGCTCTCGAGGAACTCCTTGCGCTCGGCGTCGGCCAGCTCGGCCAGCTCCGACTCGACCTTGCCGCAGATGACGACGGCCTTCGCGCCCTCGGCCTCGGCCATCTCCTTCACGGCCTGGATGCCCGGATCGTCCCGCCTGGCGAGCTGCGACTCGTCCACGTTGGCGATGTAGATGACCGGCTTGTCGGTGAGCAGGAACATGTCCCCGAGGACCGGCCGCTCCTCCTCGCCGAGCTTCTGGGCTCGCACCGGCACGCCGCTCTCCAGCCCCGCCTTCACCTTCTCGAGCACCGCGAGCTCGAGCTTGGCCTGCTCTCCGGCCTTGCCGGGGATCTTCACGTTCTTCTGGGTCCGCTCGCGCCGCTTCTCGACCGACTCGAGGTCCTTCAGCATGAGCTCGGTCTCGACCACGTCGCGATCGCTGCGCGGATCCACCTTCCCGCCCACGTGCACCACGTCGGGATCGACGAAGCAGCGGAGCACGTGCGCCACCGCGTCCACCTGGCGGATGTGCGACAGGAACTGGTTCCCGAGCCCCTCCCCCTTGGAGGCGCCGGCGACGAGGCCGGCGATGTCCACGAACTCGAGCGTGGTCGGGACCAGCTTCTTCGACTTGAACACGGTGGCGAGCCGCGCCAGCCGCTCGTCCGGCACCGGCACCACCCCGACGTTCGGGTCGATGGTGCAGAACGGGTAGTTGGCCGCCTGCGCCTTGGCCGAGCCGCTCAGGGCGTTGAAGAGGGTGGACTTGCCCACGTTGGGCAGGCCGACGATTCCGATGCTGAGACCCATGGCGGTGTTCCTAGCCGCGATCGCGGCGGTTCGGCAAGTGGCGGGGGGCCGCGCCCCCCTTGGAAAAATGAAACGGCTCCGGCGGCCGCGGAGGGCGCGCCGGAGCCGAGAGGTTCGCGAGGCGAGGCGCTACGCCGCCCGGTTGGACGGGAGCTGGGCGAGGTAGTCCTCCACCAGCTTGCGCTGCGCCTTGTCGTCGAGGCTGCCCTGGATGAGCCGGCTGGCGGCGTCGATGGCGAGGTCCGCCACCTGGGCCTTGAGCTCGCCCATCGCCTTGGCCTTCTCCTCGTTGATCTGCTTGCGCGCCTGGGCGACGAGCTCGTCGGCCTCCTTGCGCGCCCGCGCCGTCAGGTCGGCCCGGAGGACCTCGATGTCGGCCGCGCTCTTCTTGGCGAGCTCGGCGGCCTCCTTGCGGGCGGCGGCGAGCGTCTCCTTCTGCTCGGCCATCATCCGCTCGGCCTCGGCGCGCTCCTTCTTCGACTGCTCGAGCGCCTCGCGGATGGTCCGCTCGCGCTCGTCGAGCATCTTGACGATGGGGCCCCAGGCGAACTTGGAGAGCACCGCCACCAGGATGAGGAAGGTGATGGCCGTCCAGAGGACGAGCCCCGGCTTGAGGTCCATGAGGCCGGCGGCGAGCACCGGGGAGAACGAGCTGGCGAGTGACGTCATCGAGGACTCCGTGTGGGCGAAACCTGCTGCGGCGGCGCTGCGGTCCTGCCGGCCGCTACGTCTTGATGGCGAGGAGGACGCAGACCACGATGGCGAACAGCGTCACGCCTTCGATGAGGGCGGCGGCGATGATCATCGAGGTGCGGATGTCGCCGGCGGCGGTGGGCTGGCGGGCCGAGCCCTCGAGGGCGGCGGCGGCGAGCTTGCCGATGCCGAGGCCGGCGCCGAGGACGGCGAGACCGGCGCCAAAGCCGGCGGAGAGGAACGCGAGAGCGACGGAGTTCATGGTGGACTTCCTTCGTTGTGGGGCGGTTGAAGGGGACGGGCCGCCGGCCCGCGGCGCTTACTGCGCTCGACTACCCATGGCCGGGAGCCTTCCCGGCCACGTCGGAAACGTGTGCGTGCGCCACCTCGCCGTGGGCCTCCTCGCCGTGCCCGTGGTCGTCGTGACCGTGGTGGACGAGGCCCGCGCCGATGAAGAGCGAGGAGAGCATGGTGAAGATGTAGGCCTGCACGAAGGCCACGAAGAGCTCGAGGGCGAAGATGCCGAGCGCCATGGGCACGGAGCCGAGCGCCACGAGCGGCGAGTGCAGGGCGAAGATGAGGCCGAGCAGCGACAGGATCACGATGTGGCCCGCGATCATGTTGGCGAAGAGACGGATGGTGAGGGCGAAGGGCTTGGTGAAGAGGCCGAGGATCTCGACCGGCACCATGATGACCCAGAGCGCCGGGTGGACGCCGCCGGTGAGGTGCTTGAGCCAGCCGCCCAGCCCCTGCGCCTTGATCTGCGCGTACTGGGTGATGAGGAAGGTGAAGACCGCCAGCGTCAGCGTCACCGCGAGGTTGCCGGTGGCGGTGGCGGCGTAGGGGATGAGGCCGAAGAGGTTGGCGAAGAGGATGAAGAAGAACGCCGTGCAGAGGTAGGGCACGAACCGGTCGGCGTCGGCCTTGCCGATGTTCTTCATCGCGATCTCGTCGCGGACGAACTGGACCAGCAGCTCGAGGAAGTTGTAGAGGCCGCGCGGCACGAGCTCGCGGTTCCTCGAGGCGGCGAAGAACGCGAGGAGCAGGAGCGCCGAGGCGAGCCAGAGCATGATGAGGTGCTTGGTCGGGGTCATGTCCACGGCCGTGCCGCCGACGTGGAACACGAGCGCGGTCCCGAAGACCTCGCGCAGGTCGAGCTCGCAGCCGGCGCTGAACCCGCCGTGGCAGAAGCCCGGGAACTCGAGCACGTAGCTGTCGGAGACGTGCTCCATGAGGACGTCGGAGAGCGACTCCTCGTGCTCGGCGCCCTCGTGGCCGGCGGGCTCGGCGACGTTGCCGCCGTGCTCGTGGGCGCCCTGGCCGGGCGCGACCTCGTGCTCGCCCGGCGCGACGGCCGGGGTCTCCGCCTGGCCGGCGGCGGGGGCGGCGTGCTCGGCGGGGGCCGGCGCGGCGGCGGGCTCCTGGGCCTGTCCCAGGGCGAGGGCGAGGGCGACGATGACGGCGTTCATGCGGTCGTTCCGGAGCGCGCGAGCGAGTGGACGAAGGCCCCCTCGATCGCGCTGAAGGCGAAGTACGGCACGAAGAAGGCGGCGACGAAGGCGATGGCGTCGAGTCCGGACCGGGCGACGAGCGCGGTGCCGAGCGCGACGAGGAGGATGCGGACGAGGAACACGAGGGTGAAGACGGCGAGCGCGGCCTGGACCGGCTTCTTCGCCCCGCGGGAGGCCCGGGAGATCCCCCAGAGCGACGCGACGGCGGTGAGGCTGGCGATGCCCGCGCCCGTGAGCGCCGCCCCACGGTGGGCGACGACGAGCGAACCCCCGATGGCCAGGGCGGCGACGAGGGTGGTGAGCATCCCGAAACGCCTCACTTGTCCTTCCCGGCCCCGAGGACCGTCTTGAAGAAGCTGACGAAGCCGCCGACCGCGCCCACGACGGCCCCGACCATGAGCAGCCAGGGCACGGTGTGGTGCAGCTTCTTGTCGAGCCAGTAGCCGAGGAAGGTGAAGACGCCCACCGCGGCCACGAGCTGCGTCGAAGCTGCCAGGAAGGGAGCCGCCTTGCGGTATCCCTCCGCCAGGCCCGAGAGACCTTCGTCGTCCCGGTCCCGGCGCTCTCGGTCGCCCGGGTCCGCCACGCTCGCCTCCTGACCCCGCCGCTCGCGCGAAAAAGCCCGTGTTTACGCGAGCGAGAGGGCAGGCCCGTATAGCAGGCGGCGCACCGAAGGTCAACCCTCTGGCGGCCGCCCGCGGCGGCGTTCCGCCTAGCCCTGGAGCGCGGCCCGGAAGGCCACCTTGGCGGCGTCGAGGGTGGCCTCGACGTCCTCGTCCGAGTGGGCGAGGGAGACGAAGGCGGCCTCGAACTGCGAGGGCGGCAGGTAGACGCCGGCCTCGAGCATGGCGTGGAAGAACCGGGAGAAGCGCTTGGTATCGCAGCCCCGGGCGCTCTGGGCGTCGAACACCGGCTGCTCGGAGAAGAAGACCGTCAGCATCGAGCCGACGCGGTTCACCTGCACCGGCACGCCCGCCTCCCTGGCGGCGGCGGCGAGCCCCTCGGCCAGCCGGGCCGAGGCGGCCTCGAGCCGCTCGTAGGAGGCGGGGGTGAGCTGGCGGAGGGTGGCGATGCCGGCGCCCATCGCCATCGGGTTCCCGGAGAGGGTGCCCGACTGGTAGACCGGCCCGGCCGGCGCGATCCGGTCCATCACCTCGGCGCGGCCGCCGAAGGCGCCCACCGGCAGGCCGCCGCCGATGACCTTGCCGAAGGTGACGAGGTCGGGGCGCAGCCCGAGCCGGTCGCAGGCGCCGCCCATGGCGAGCCGGAAGCCTGTCATCACCTCGTCCACGATGAAGAGCGCCCCGTGCTTCCTGCAGAGGGCGTGGATGCCCTCGAGGAAGCCGGGCCGCGGGACGAGCACGCCCATGTTGCCGACCACCGGCTCGACGATCACCGCGGCGATCGTGCCGCCGCGCGCCGCGAAGAGCGCCTCGGCGGCGGCGAGGTCGTTGTAGGGGAGCGTGAGGGTGTGCTTCGCGAAGTCCGCGGGCACGCCGGGGGAGTCGGGGAGCCCGAGGGTCTCCACGCCGGAGCCGGCCTTCACCAGCACCGAGTCGCCGGCGCCGTGGAAGCAGCCGTCGAACTTCACGAGGTCGTCGCGGCCGGTGAAGCCGCGGGCGAGCCGGATGGCGCCGGTGGTGGCCTCGGTGCCGGAGGAGACGAACCGCATCTTCTCCACCCAGGGCATCCGCTCGCGGATGAGCTCGGCGAGGACGATCTCGCGCGGCGAGGGGGCGCCGAAGCTGGCGCCCGACTTCATGGCGTCCTGCACCTCGCGCATCACCTCGGGGTTGCAGTGGCCGAGGATGAGCGGGCCCCAGCTGCCGACGTAGTCGAGGTAGGCGTTGCCGTCCACGTCGAAGAGGCGCGAGCCCTTGCCGCGGGCGATGAAGCGCGGCCCGCCGCCCACGCCCTTGAAGGCGCGGACTGGGCTGTTCACGCCGCCCGGGAAGAGGGTGTTGGCCTTCGCGAACAGCTTCTCGGAGAGCTCGGTCTTCATTCCTCGTTCCCTTCCTCGGTGTCCTCGGCGCCCGGCTCGTCGGCCGGCGCGCTCTCGACCGGCGCGGCGCCCTCGGCCGGCTCGGCCACCCCGGCCTGGTCGGCCTCGGGGCTGGTCTCGGCGACGCGGGCCACGCCCACCACCTGCTCCTCGCGCGACTCGACGGTGATGAGCCGCACGCCCTGCGTGTTGCGGCCGATGACGCTGATCCCCTTCGCCGGCATGCGGATGAGCATGCCCTTGTTGGTGATGAGCATCACCTCCTCGCTGTCGAGGACGCGGGCCGCCGAGACCACCGGGCCGTTGCGCTCGGTGGTCTTGATGGTGATGAGCCCCTTCCCGCCGCGGCTCTGCACGCGGTACTCGGAGAGCTCGGTCCGCTTGCCGTAGCCGTTGGCGGTGACGGTGAGGATGGTGGGCGCGGGCTCGCCCTCGGCCACCGGCGCGAGCACCTCGCCCGAGACCACCTGGTCGCCGTCCTCGAGGGAGATGCCCTTCACGCCGTAGGCGCCGCGGCCCATGGGTCGGACGTCGGACTCGTCGAAGCGGATGGCCATGCCGCCCGCGGTCGAGAGGAGCACGTGCGCGCCGGGGCCGCAGATGCGGGCCGAGATGAGGGCGTCGCCCTCCTCGATGCCGAGCGCGATGATGCCGGCGGTGCGCGGGCGGCTGAAGGCGTCGAGCCGGGTCTTCTTGATGAGGCCGCGCTGGGTGGCGAGGAACACGAACTCGCCGGTGGCGGCCACGGCCTGCTTCTCGGCCTGCTGGCTCGCCTCGGCGGCCTCCTGGTCGAGCGCCTCGTCGCCGGAGGCGGGCGGCTCGGGCAGCTCGCGCACCGGGAGGATGGCGGCCACCTTCTCGCCCGGCGAGAGCTGCACCAGGTTGACGATGGGCTTGCCGCGCGCGCTCCGGCCCGCCTGCGGGATGGCGTGGACCTTGAGCCAGTAGACCTTGCCCTTGTCGGAGAAGACGAGCAGGTAGCTGTGGGTCGAGGCGACGAAGAGGCTCTCGAGAAAGTCCTCCTCGCGGGCCACCGCGCCGGTCTTGCCGCGGCCGCCGCGCCGCTGGGCGCGGTAGAGGGAGACCGGGTTCCGCTTCACGTAGCCGGCGTGGGAGACGGTGACCACCATCTCCTCCTCGGCGATGAGGTCCTCGAGCTCGAGGTCGGCCTGGGCGCTCTGGATCTCGGTGCGCCGCTCGTCCGAGAAGAGCTGCTTCACCTCGCGCAGCTCGCCGACGATGACCTCGAAGAGCACCTTCTCCGAGCCCAGGATCTCCTTGAGCCGGGTGATGAGCTTCTGCACCTCGGCCAGCTCGTCGAGGATCTTCTGCCGCTCGAGGCCGGTGAGGCGCTGGAGCTGCATCTCGAGGATCGCCTTGGCCTGCAGCTCGGAGAGGCCGAACCGCGTCATGAGCCCGTCGCGGGCGGCGTCGCGGTTCTCGGCCTTCTTGATGAGCTCGATGATCTCGTCGATGTGGTCGAGCGCGATCTGGAGGCCGAGCAGGATGTGCTCGCGGGCGCGGGCCTGCTTGAGCTCGAAGCGGGTGCGCCGGGTCACGACGTCGCGGCGGTGGGCGACGAAGCGCTCCAGCAGCTGCTTGAGGTTCAGGATGCGGGGCTGCCCGCCGTCGATGGCGAGCAAGGTCACGCCGAAGCCGGTCTGGAGCGCGGTGTGGGCGTACAGGTTGTTGAGCACCACCTGGGCCACGGCGTCGCGCTTCACCTCGATGACGACCCGCATGCCCTCGCGCGACGACTCGTCGCGGAGATCGCTGATCCCCTCGAGCTTCTTCTCGCGCACCAGATCGGCGATGTGCTCGACGAGCTTCGCCTTGTTCACCTGGTACGGGATCTCGGTGACGACGATCGACTCGCGCTCGGTCTTCGGGTGCACCTCGACGCTGGCGCGGGCGCGGACGGTGATGTTTCCGCGGCCGGTCTCGTACGCCTTCCGGATGCCGTCGCGGCCGAGGATGATGCCGGCGGTCGGGAAGTCGGGGCCGGGCACGAAGCGCATCAGCTCCGGCAAGGTGCACTTCGGGTTCTCGATCACGTGGATGGCGGCGTCGATCACCTCGCCCATGTTGTGGGGCGGGATCGAGGTGGCCATGCCCACGGCGATGCCGGAGCTGCCGTTGACGAGGAGGTTGGGGAAGCGGGTCGGGAGGACCAGCGGCTCGACGGTGGAGTCGTCGAAGTTCGGCCCCCACTCGACCGTCTCCTTGTCGATGTCGGCGAGGAGGAAGTCGGCGAGCCGCTCGAGGCGCGACTCGGTGTACCGGTAGGCGGCGGCGGGATCCCCGTCCACCGAGCCGAAGTTGCCCTGGCCGTCGATGAGCGGGTAGCGGAGGTTCCACTCCTGCGCGAGCCGGACGAGCGCGTCGTAGACCGCGGAGTCGCCGTGCGGGTGGTACTTCTTCAGCACCTCGCCGACGACGCCGGCGCACTTCGAGTAGCGCTTGTTGTGGTGCAGCCCCTCGGAGTGCATCGCGTACAGGATGCGGCGGTGCACCGGCTTCAGGCCGTCGCGCGCGTCGGGGAGAGCGCGGCCGATGATCACCGACATCGAGTAGTCGAGATACGACTTGCGCATCTCGTCTTCGATGGCGACCTGGGCGCGCGGCCCGTCCCCGGATGGCGGTGCCGGAGGACCGGACGGCGGAGGGGGTGGCAAGGTCTCTTCGGGCATCGGATCTCGAGGAGGCGCGAAGGTCGCGCCGGGGCCAGAAAAACGGAAGGGGAACGGGCCTATTATTAGCCCGTTCCCCTTGGAATCTCAACGTTTTGTGATGGTTCAGCGGGCCACGGAGAGGCGG from Anaeromyxobacter paludicola harbors:
- the atpF gene encoding F0F1 ATP synthase subunit B; amino-acid sequence: MTSLASSFSPVLAAGLMDLKPGLVLWTAITFLILVAVLSKFAWGPIVKMLDERERTIREALEQSKKERAEAERMMAEQKETLAAARKEAAELAKKSAADIEVLRADLTARARKEADELVAQARKQINEEKAKAMGELKAQVADLAIDAASRLIQGSLDDKAQRKLVEDYLAQLPSNRAA
- the pdxA gene encoding 4-hydroxythreonine-4-phosphate dehydrogenase PdxA translates to MRVAVSMGDPSGIGAEVTAKALARISGTGAGGGRRSADEASPGPAVVPVVFGDGPILARALADAGVELPVVGAGGPVPNGGAVVAMTALPARACRPGRPSPEGGAAQLAYLEAAFQAVTSGTAEALCTAPVSKAQVATALPGFVGHTEWLTELTGTKRSVMMLAGARLRVALVTNHLALAEVLEAVTPAEILATLAVTDAAMRRDFGLRRPRLAVCAMNPHAGEGGAFGDEEARVVEPAIARARRRGIAASGPYPADSVFFRAARGEFDAVVALYHDQGLIPVKLLDALLDDPAVNVTLGLPIVRTSPDHGVAYDLAGKGRASEASMVAALQLAARMAAGRRRRA
- the hemL gene encoding glutamate-1-semialdehyde 2,1-aminomutase; the protein is MKTELSEKLFAKANTLFPGGVNSPVRAFKGVGGGPRFIARGKGSRLFDVDGNAYLDYVGSWGPLILGHCNPEVMREVQDAMKSGASFGAPSPREIVLAELIRERMPWVEKMRFVSSGTEATTGAIRLARGFTGRDDLVKFDGCFHGAGDSVLVKAGSGVETLGLPDSPGVPADFAKHTLTLPYNDLAAAEALFAARGGTIAAVIVEPVVGNMGVLVPRPGFLEGIHALCRKHGALFIVDEVMTGFRLAMGGACDRLGLRPDLVTFGKVIGGGLPVGAFGGRAEVMDRIAPAGPVYQSGTLSGNPMAMGAGIATLRQLTPASYERLEAASARLAEGLAAAAREAGVPVQVNRVGSMLTVFFSEQPVFDAQSARGCDTKRFSRFFHAMLEAGVYLPPSQFEAAFVSLAHSDEDVEATLDAAKVAFRAALQG
- the atpE gene encoding ATP synthase F0 subunit C → MNSVALAFLSAGFGAGLAVLGAGLGIGKLAAAALEGSARQPTAAGDIRTSMIIAAALIEGVTLFAIVVCVLLAIKT
- the gyrA gene encoding DNA gyrase subunit A, with the protein product MPEETLPPPPPSGPPAPPSGDGPRAQVAIEDEMRKSYLDYSMSVIIGRALPDARDGLKPVHRRILYAMHSEGLHHNKRYSKCAGVVGEVLKKYHPHGDSAVYDALVRLAQEWNLRYPLIDGQGNFGSVDGDPAAAYRYTESRLERLADFLLADIDKETVEWGPNFDDSTVEPLVLPTRFPNLLVNGSSGIAVGMATSIPPHNMGEVIDAAIHVIENPKCTLPELMRFVPGPDFPTAGIILGRDGIRKAYETGRGNITVRARASVEVHPKTERESIVVTEIPYQVNKAKLVEHIADLVREKKLEGISDLRDESSREGMRVVIEVKRDAVAQVVLNNLYAHTALQTGFGVTLLAIDGGQPRILNLKQLLERFVAHRRDVVTRRTRFELKQARAREHILLGLQIALDHIDEIIELIKKAENRDAARDGLMTRFGLSELQAKAILEMQLQRLTGLERQKILDELAEVQKLITRLKEILGSEKVLFEVIVGELREVKQLFSDERRTEIQSAQADLELEDLIAEEEMVVTVSHAGYVKRNPVSLYRAQRRGGRGKTGAVAREEDFLESLFVASTHSYLLVFSDKGKVYWLKVHAIPQAGRSARGKPIVNLVQLSPGEKVAAILPVRELPEPPASGDEALDQEAAEASQQAEKQAVAATGEFVFLATQRGLIKKTRLDAFSRPRTAGIIALGIEEGDALISARICGPGAHVLLSTAGGMAIRFDESDVRPMGRGAYGVKGISLEDGDQVVSGEVLAPVAEGEPAPTILTVTANGYGKRTELSEYRVQSRGGKGLITIKTTERNGPVVSAARVLDSEEVMLITNKGMLIRMPAKGISVIGRNTQGVRLITVESREEQVVGVARVAETSPEADQAGVAEPAEGAAPVESAPADEPGAEDTEEGNEE
- a CDS encoding peptidylprolyl isomerase; amino-acid sequence: MTSLLLAAFLAAAPAASTAPGRVIDRVAAVVNGEVVTLGELIDRLGPQYRELEKETGPEAEKERTRALRLAFDRVVSERLFDAQATALQLEVTDAEVDGAIADIKTRNKLDEAGLDRALAEQGLSRDAFRKAVKRDLESMRLMQVKVRSKVKVTDEDLQAYYQSHLAQFTAGEEVRVRHIFLALDPAAPKSEEGKVEARAEAALKRVRGGADFAQVAREVSQGPSAAEGGELGWLKRGMVQPDLEKAAFRMKKGEISPVLRTQLGFQIIQVEDLRGGGPRPFADVKEEIRDRLTNEQLESYRNQYVSELRKDAIIEVKMPELADLGSAAGQAPATAPASAVEKKP
- a CDS encoding F0F1 ATP synthase subunit A, with amino-acid sequence MNAVIVALALALGQAQEPAAAPAPAEHAAPAAGQAETPAVAPGEHEVAPGQGAHEHGGNVAEPAGHEGAEHEESLSDVLMEHVSDSYVLEFPGFCHGGFSAGCELDLREVFGTALVFHVGGTAVDMTPTKHLIMLWLASALLLLAFFAASRNRELVPRGLYNFLELLVQFVRDEIAMKNIGKADADRFVPYLCTAFFFILFANLFGLIPYAATATGNLAVTLTLAVFTFLITQYAQIKAQGLGGWLKHLTGGVHPALWVIMVPVEILGLFTKPFALTIRLFANMIAGHIVILSLLGLIFALHSPLVALGSVPMALGIFALELFVAFVQAYIFTMLSSLFIGAGLVHHGHDDHGHGEEAHGEVAHAHVSDVAGKAPGHG
- a CDS encoding AtpZ/AtpI family protein is translated as MADPGDRERRDRDDEGLSGLAEGYRKAAPFLAASTQLVAAVGVFTFLGYWLDKKLHHTVPWLLMVGAVVGAVGGFVSFFKTVLGAGKDK
- the ychF gene encoding redox-regulated ATPase YchF gives rise to the protein MGLSIGIVGLPNVGKSTLFNALSGSAKAQAANYPFCTIDPNVGVVPVPDERLARLATVFKSKKLVPTTLEFVDIAGLVAGASKGEGLGNQFLSHIRQVDAVAHVLRCFVDPDVVHVGGKVDPRSDRDVVETELMLKDLESVEKRRERTQKNVKIPGKAGEQAKLELAVLEKVKAGLESGVPVRAQKLGEEERPVLGDMFLLTDKPVIYIANVDESQLARRDDPGIQAVKEMAEAEGAKAVVICGKVESELAELADAERKEFLESLGLAEPGLNALVRAGYEELGLITFLTAGPEESRAWTVKKGARAPQAAGVIHTDFEHGFIKAEVMGFEDLVTLGSEAAVKEKGLMRMEGKEYVVKDGDVMHFRFNV